The Algoriphagus sanaruensis genome window below encodes:
- a CDS encoding ABC transporter permease, which produces MLRHHLLLAFRSFKKHKSIFAINLFGLTIGLVTVVLIMLWVKDELSINRYHSKIDQIYSVQTNHDNANGLVTMNATPARMAEAMEAELSQVESATAISPFIEGVSFEQGELKMAGNGYFVDQAYLEIFDIEFLSGNQSKALSGINSVALSESLATKLFGSSQLALGKSLKWKVFTFENEVEVTGVYRDFGTLDEIKPEFLLAFPYFLDMLGEGAHWDNFNASTVVLLKDGTDIDSFNAQLSGFIKSKEARSNVTAWVQAFGDTYLYGTYEGGKAVGGRISYVRLFLVLAFFILAIACINFMNLTTARSMSRVKEIGVKKSIGASRGSLIVQFLSESLLLSFMALILAILASNFLQPLFNQLTGKSFQLVVGLEEVSLLVGIWVITGLFAGIYPAIYLSRFKPMEVMKSQIKGSFGELLARKGLVVFQFSISLLLIIGIIVLAKQMAHIQNQNLGYNKSNLLEINTPAIDSAQLESFLAEVKKLPEVENASSLSHPLVGLASATIGLTWEGKNPDDQIKFENITVNYGLIETMEFEMAEGRAFSPEFGEEQGKIILNEAAVRTIGFQNPVGQIVNLWGEDKEVIGVVKDFNFESLKETVKPAFLKYDPSFAQKLMIRINSANQPETIASISELYQDFSGQAMDYKFMDEDYQTLYVSEQRTSALARYFGVTAIFLSCLGLFGLAAFTAEKRKKEIGIRKVMGASTSGILALISKDFVKLVLISILLAVPIAWFFAEAWLKSYATQTTLSWWIFAGSGLALVAITIMTIGYQAYKAASSNPVHSLRGD; this is translated from the coding sequence ATGCTCCGGCACCATCTTTTGTTAGCCTTTAGAAGTTTTAAAAAGCATAAGTCAATTTTCGCGATCAACCTTTTTGGATTGACCATTGGGCTGGTGACAGTGGTTTTGATTATGCTATGGGTCAAGGACGAGTTGAGTATCAATCGCTACCATTCTAAAATTGATCAGATTTATTCGGTTCAGACCAATCATGACAATGCGAATGGATTAGTAACCATGAATGCTACTCCAGCCCGAATGGCAGAGGCCATGGAGGCGGAATTGAGTCAGGTCGAGTCAGCCACAGCGATTTCTCCGTTTATCGAAGGGGTAAGTTTTGAGCAGGGGGAATTGAAAATGGCAGGCAACGGCTATTTTGTGGATCAAGCTTACTTGGAGATTTTTGACATAGAGTTTTTGTCTGGAAACCAATCAAAAGCACTTTCCGGAATCAATTCGGTAGCCTTGTCCGAGAGCCTCGCAACCAAGCTTTTTGGTTCTTCTCAACTTGCTCTAGGAAAATCTTTGAAATGGAAGGTCTTCACTTTCGAAAATGAAGTCGAAGTCACAGGTGTTTATCGGGACTTTGGAACCTTAGATGAAATCAAGCCGGAATTTCTATTGGCCTTTCCATATTTCTTAGACATGCTGGGAGAAGGAGCACATTGGGACAATTTCAATGCTTCCACAGTGGTACTCCTGAAAGACGGGACAGACATAGATTCATTTAATGCTCAGCTTTCTGGTTTTATCAAATCCAAAGAAGCCCGGTCCAACGTCACGGCTTGGGTTCAGGCTTTTGGCGATACCTACTTATATGGAACTTATGAAGGTGGAAAAGCAGTCGGAGGTCGGATCAGTTATGTGAGGTTATTTTTGGTGTTGGCATTTTTTATCCTCGCGATCGCCTGCATCAATTTTATGAACTTGACTACCGCTCGATCCATGAGTCGGGTAAAAGAAATTGGCGTGAAAAAATCTATTGGAGCGAGCAGAGGAAGTCTGATTGTCCAATTCCTTTCCGAATCCTTGCTGCTGAGTTTTATGGCTCTGATTTTGGCAATTCTCGCTTCCAATTTTTTACAACCCTTATTTAATCAACTAACAGGAAAATCATTTCAGCTAGTAGTAGGACTGGAAGAAGTTTCACTATTAGTTGGAATCTGGGTTATTACCGGTCTGTTTGCTGGAATCTATCCTGCCATCTATTTGTCTCGATTTAAACCCATGGAAGTCATGAAATCCCAAATCAAAGGAAGCTTTGGGGAATTGTTGGCTAGGAAAGGATTAGTCGTGTTTCAATTTTCTATTTCGCTTTTATTGATTATTGGAATCATCGTTTTGGCCAAGCAAATGGCACATATCCAAAATCAGAATTTGGGTTATAATAAAAGCAACTTGTTGGAAATCAATACTCCGGCGATTGACTCGGCTCAATTGGAGTCTTTTTTGGCGGAAGTCAAAAAGCTTCCCGAAGTGGAAAATGCTTCCAGTTTGAGTCATCCCTTGGTAGGTTTGGCAAGTGCGACCATCGGCTTAACATGGGAGGGTAAGAATCCTGATGATCAGATCAAATTTGAAAATATCACGGTCAATTATGGATTGATCGAAACGATGGAATTTGAAATGGCTGAAGGGCGAGCTTTTTCTCCGGAATTTGGAGAGGAGCAGGGCAAGATTATTCTCAATGAGGCGGCTGTCAGAACGATCGGTTTCCAAAATCCAGTTGGGCAAATCGTCAATCTTTGGGGGGAGGATAAGGAAGTTATCGGGGTAGTGAAGGACTTTAATTTTGAATCCCTGAAGGAAACGGTAAAGCCTGCTTTTCTGAAATATGATCCTTCATTCGCACAGAAACTCATGATTCGGATTAATTCTGCCAATCAGCCCGAGACCATTGCAAGTATTTCTGAACTCTATCAGGATTTTTCAGGTCAGGCCATGGATTACAAGTTTATGGATGAGGATTACCAAACCCTCTATGTTTCTGAGCAAAGAACTTCGGCCTTAGCCCGATATTTTGGGGTAACGGCCATTTTCCTATCCTGTCTGGGTTTGTTTGGACTGGCTGCGTTTACCGCTGAAAAGCGAAAGAAAGAGATCGGAATCCGCAAAGTGATGGGAGCAAGTACCTCGGGAATTTTGGCCTTGATTTCCAAGGATTTTGTGAAACTGGTTTTGATATCCATTCTCCTTGCTGTTCCCATTGCATGGTTTTTTGCTGAGGCATGGCTAAAATCCTATGCCACACAGACTACTTTAAGTTGGTGGATTTTTGCAGGTTCGGGATTGGCCTTGGTCGCAATTACCATAATGACGATTGGCTATCAAGCGTACAAGGCTGCCTCGAGTAATCCCGTGCATTCCCTTAGGGGTGATTGA
- a CDS encoding ABC transporter permease: MWKNYLKIAYRNLLKNKIYSGINILGLGMGMAATLLILIYVVDELSYDKFHPDAPQIYRVGMKGSMNGNAFDMPYSPAPMAQAIQEEIAGVEDVLRIGVFRTMPMRFEEKSFTEPITLVTDPNFFRFFGFELLKGEPETALKGPDRVILTESAAKRYFGDEDPIGKALLRGSEKTATEVTGVVADPPHNSHLTFDMILSGDSWGYMKDVQWSSNNLYTYYKLNPHADQAEVKSAIDGFIPKYFGPEIQQFLGISLEKFKEQGNEFGYQVMPLLDIHLYSNTSDELKPGGSIQYLYIFGAVAFFIILIACINFMNLATARASNRAKEVGVRKAIGAQKNRLVIQFLSESFLYCLISGVLAILLIVIALHPFNQLSGKDLGLGIFTNPMVGLGILGFLVMVGLIAGSYPAFYLTAFAPVTVLKGKIKAGVKRSNFRNGLVVFQFLISICLIIGSMVVYKQLNYMQEKNLGFQKENVLNLLHTRTLGERAESFKQELLAQTGFEAASFANTLPPNIDWTSVFRTVDGQQDFLCNLNFVDHDQLQALGYELIQGRFFSREFPSDTGTVVLNETAFKQMGWTELDGSQKVSGFWNTNDEPVERTVVGVIRDFNFETLRSSVKPLIMTLGDVPNNEMAIRISPGNPQEKIAALQKVWAKYADGAAFEYSFIDSNFDRLFESEQKMGNIILSFTVLAISIACLGLFGLAAYTTEQRSKEISIRKALGASMGNLVTLLSKDFVLLVVIAFAIAGPLSYYLMEKYWLQNFAFRTQIDLVLILMAGLISIVIALFTVSFQSFKTAASNPVDYLKNE, translated from the coding sequence ATGTGGAAGAACTATCTCAAAATTGCCTACCGAAATCTGCTCAAAAACAAAATCTACTCCGGGATCAATATCCTCGGGTTAGGAATGGGAATGGCGGCCACTTTGTTAATTCTGATCTATGTGGTCGATGAATTGAGCTATGACAAATTCCATCCTGATGCTCCGCAGATTTATCGCGTGGGCATGAAAGGGAGTATGAATGGGAATGCGTTTGATATGCCCTATTCCCCGGCTCCCATGGCTCAGGCTATTCAAGAAGAAATAGCCGGTGTAGAGGATGTCCTTCGAATCGGCGTGTTTCGAACCATGCCCATGCGTTTTGAGGAGAAGTCCTTTACCGAACCCATTACCTTGGTTACTGACCCCAATTTTTTCAGGTTCTTCGGGTTTGAATTGCTGAAAGGGGAACCCGAAACTGCGCTGAAAGGTCCAGATCGGGTGATTTTAACCGAGTCTGCTGCCAAGCGCTACTTTGGAGATGAGGATCCCATCGGTAAAGCATTGCTGCGAGGATCAGAAAAAACCGCAACAGAAGTTACTGGTGTAGTTGCTGACCCTCCCCATAATTCCCACCTTACTTTTGATATGATCTTGTCTGGGGATAGCTGGGGGTACATGAAGGACGTGCAATGGTCCTCCAACAATCTGTACACCTATTACAAACTCAATCCACATGCGGATCAAGCGGAAGTCAAATCGGCGATTGATGGATTTATTCCCAAGTATTTTGGTCCTGAAATCCAGCAGTTTTTGGGGATTTCTCTTGAGAAATTTAAAGAGCAGGGAAATGAATTTGGCTATCAAGTCATGCCACTTTTGGACATTCATTTATACTCTAATACTTCGGATGAGCTCAAGCCAGGAGGAAGTATTCAGTACCTCTATATTTTCGGTGCCGTAGCATTTTTTATTATTCTAATTGCCTGCATCAATTTTATGAATTTGGCTACGGCGCGAGCTTCCAATCGGGCTAAAGAAGTGGGTGTACGAAAAGCCATTGGCGCTCAAAAAAATCGCTTGGTGATCCAGTTTTTGTCCGAATCTTTTCTCTATTGTCTGATTTCTGGGGTCTTGGCCATTCTGTTGATTGTGATTGCCTTGCATCCGTTCAATCAACTTTCGGGGAAAGACTTAGGCTTGGGCATTTTTACCAATCCAATGGTCGGCTTAGGGATTCTTGGTTTTTTGGTAATGGTAGGTCTGATCGCAGGTTCTTATCCCGCCTTTTATTTGACTGCTTTTGCTCCCGTTACCGTCTTGAAAGGGAAAATCAAAGCAGGCGTAAAGCGATCCAACTTCAGAAATGGCTTGGTTGTATTCCAGTTTTTGATTTCGATCTGTTTGATCATTGGGAGTATGGTAGTCTACAAACAGCTCAATTACATGCAGGAGAAAAACCTCGGCTTCCAAAAGGAAAATGTCCTGAATCTATTGCATACCCGTACCTTGGGAGAGCGAGCTGAATCTTTTAAACAGGAACTTCTCGCGCAAACGGGCTTTGAAGCAGCGAGTTTTGCCAATACACTTCCCCCAAATATTGATTGGACTTCCGTGTTTCGGACGGTAGATGGTCAGCAGGATTTTCTCTGCAATCTGAATTTTGTGGATCATGATCAGCTTCAGGCCCTAGGCTATGAGTTGATTCAGGGACGATTCTTTTCCAGAGAATTTCCAAGTGATACAGGTACCGTGGTGCTCAATGAGACAGCTTTCAAGCAAATGGGTTGGACGGAACTGGATGGAAGCCAAAAAGTAAGTGGCTTCTGGAACACGAATGATGAACCGGTAGAACGGACCGTTGTGGGGGTGATCCGGGATTTCAATTTTGAAACTTTGCGATCTTCTGTTAAGCCCTTAATCATGACCCTGGGGGATGTTCCCAATAATGAAATGGCCATTCGAATCAGCCCGGGCAATCCTCAGGAGAAAATTGCTGCCTTGCAAAAGGTCTGGGCAAAATATGCTGACGGTGCTGCTTTCGAGTACTCCTTTATTGATTCCAATTTTGATCGGCTCTTTGAGTCAGAGCAAAAAATGGGCAATATCATTCTGAGCTTTACGGTATTGGCGATTAGTATTGCTTGTTTGGGGTTGTTTGGATTAGCAGCTTATACGACCGAGCAGCGATCCAAAGAAATCAGTATTCGCAAAGCTTTGGGTGCATCGATGGGGAATCTAGTCACCTTGTTGAGCAAGGATTTTGTCTTGCTAGTCGTGATTGCTTTCGCGATTGCCGGACCTCTAAGTTATTATCTGATGGAGAAATATTGGCTGCAAAATTTTGCTTTCCGAACACAAATTGACCTGGTGTTGATCCTCATGGCAGGTTTGATTTCCATCGTGATTGCTTTGTTCACTGTCAGTTTCCAGAGCTTCAAAACTGCAGCATCCAACCCAGTGGATTACCTTAAAAATGAATAA